A region from the Medicago truncatula cultivar Jemalong A17 chromosome 6, MtrunA17r5.0-ANR, whole genome shotgun sequence genome encodes:
- the LOC11419321 gene encoding uncharacterized protein, whose product MALENHERDNKKTRKWRGALTEVSNLSGWQFKHGYGNEHKIISNIVKQVSTRIQRVPIHNEISDVDRKVSQASQSVPGVSQTAHKATKVKMPIPHWDFKAEKTWRVVGLMSSVVGLLCYALSPSFNRLIGRWKPFKFFLYGVSSLVIFTTVLFAKQSSLPKQHAQFIKTCTIFAVLVII is encoded by the exons ATGGCGTTGGAAAATCATGAGCGTGATAACAAGAAAACGCGTAAATGGAGAGGCGCTTTAACTGAAGTATCTAACTTGTCCGGGTGGCAATTCAAACATGG GTATGGAAATGAACACAAGATTATCAGCAATATTGTAAAACAGGTCTCCACGAGAATTCAGCGTGTTCCTATACACAATGAA ATTTCCGATGTGGATCGTAAAGTTTCTCAAGCTTCACAGAGTGTTCCTGGTGTTTCTCAGACTGCTCACAAGGCTACTAAAGTTAAGATGCCAATTCCACATTGGGATTTCAAAGCTGAGAAGACGTGGAGAGTAGTTGGGCTTATGTCAAGTGTAGTTGGCCTGTTATGTTATGCTCTGAGCCCTTCTTTCAATCGATTAATTGGAAGGTGGAAACCTTTCAAGTTCTTTCTCTATGGAGTGTCATCTTTAGTCATCTTTACCACCGTATTGTTTGCAAAGCAGTCATCACTTCCCAAACAACATGCTCAATTCATAAAAACTTGCACAATCTTTGCGGTTTTGGTGATCATCTAA
- the LOC11427860 gene encoding disease resistance protein RUN1 gives MGNLLSWFPSSFTYDVCLVFCGDDLHDSFPRNLLKALNERGIRTFIDKNQESTLKAIEESRTVIIIFAEDICGLPLDFYSIDRYGEHAIITPVLINTNPSQVAEAAYGFYDPYNPEEHPSPYDEYFEVDCYHRCCYTAEKPGWYFKDGYLPDH, from the coding sequence ATGGGAAATCTATTATCTTGGTTTCCGTCTTCCTTCACATACGATGTTTGCCTGGTCTTCTGTGGTGACGATTTGCATGACAGTTTCCCCCGGAATCTACTGAAAGCTTTGAATGAGAGAGGAATCCGCACCTTTATCGATAAGAACCAAGAATCTACTTTGAAGGCCATAGAAGAATCTAGGACTGTCATTATCATCTTCGCTGAGGATATTTGTGGACTGCCATTAGACTTTTACTCTATTGATCGTTATGGAGAGCACGCCATTATTACCCCTGTTTTGATCAACACTAATCCTTCTCAAGTGGCAGAGGCTGCATACGGATTTTATGATCCGTACAATCCTGAAGAACATCCGTCCCCGTATGACGAATATTTTGAAGTAGATTGTTACCATCGTTGTTGTTATACAGCTGAAAAGCCCGGCTGGTATTTCAAAGATGGGTACCTTCCGGACCACTAA